Proteins found in one Xyrauchen texanus isolate HMW12.3.18 chromosome 30, RBS_HiC_50CHRs, whole genome shotgun sequence genomic segment:
- the LOC127624196 gene encoding protein FAM133-like, translating into MSAKLDSMEGSESSAKDRRKSRSSERENHKRKRSRSSSSSSSSSSSSSVSSSSQSSSSSASSRSKSSSSSSDSCKKRRKSSKKGKEKHGKKKGKKEKTHKRKKEKGHKVHDDSSGPVQISKYLKEKKKSGKYSMVSGKKIKMKVKKSKKDKQRDKNRAELLEFLNSTF; encoded by the exons ATG TCTGCCAAATTGGATAGCATGGAGGGAAGCGAGTCAAGTGCAAAAGACAGAAGAAAATCTCGGAGCAGTG AAAGAGAAAATCACAAACGTAAAAGGAGTAGATCTTCATCATCTTCCAGTTCTTCCTCATCCTCTTCATCGGTGTCATCATCTTCACAGTCTTCATCCAGCAGTGCTTCATCACGTAGTAAGTCCAGCTCCAGTAGCTCAG ATTCTTGCAAAAAGCGAAGAAAATCTTCAAAGAAAGGGAAAGAAAAGCATGGCAAAAAG aaaggaaaaaaagagaagacACACAAACGGAAGAAGGAAAAGGGACACAAAGTGCATGATGACAGCTCTGGACCTGTTCAGATTTCAAAG TACcttaaagaaaagaagaaaagcgGCAAGTACAGTATGGTATCAGGGAAGAagattaaaatgaaagtgaaaaaatCAAAGAAGGACAAGCAG AGGGACAAAAACAGAGCCGAACTGCTTGAGTTCTTAAACTCCACCTTCTGA
- the LOC127624304 gene encoding ammonium transporter Rh type A-like — protein sequence MPAYTTNMRIKFPVLALILEAVTIILYALFVVYDTGDAHGLEGGHHATGNESHPKSPMTLYPMFQDVHVMIFIGFGFLMTFLKRYGFSSVGLNLLLAAFGLQWGLLFQNVWEMHGGKIRVSIDRMINADFSTATVLISFGAVLGKTSPVQLLIMTLLEITIFCINEHLVVEVIKASDVGASMTIHAFGAYFGLAVARVLYRPGLQNGHENDGSVYHSDMFAMIGTVYLWMFWPSFNSAIAEPGDAQLTAVINTYFSLAACALAAYATSSLVEKRGKLDMVHIQNATLAGGVAVGTCADMNIQPFGAMLIGIVAGIISTLGFKFLTPILASKLGIQDTCGVHNLHGMPGILGGFAGIVAAALHRKEGVSAASQACGLGSSLGFALVGGLITGLIMKIPFLGQPPDQNCFDDNIYWELPEEEEETEQHLAHGDYSKNIAEA from the exons ATGCCAGCATACACCACCAACATGAGGATCAAGTTCCCCGTTCTGGCCTTGATACTGGAAGCTGTGACCATTATCCTGTATGCTCTTTTTGTGGTTTATGATACTGGGGATGCTCATGGACTTGAGGGGGGTCACCATGCTACAGGGAATGAAAGTCATCCTAAAAGCCCAATGACCCTCTACCCCA TGTTTCAGGATGTACACGTGATGATCTTCATTGGCTTTGGTTTCTTGATGACTTTCCTGAAGAGATATGGCTTCAGCAGTGTGGGCCTCAACCTGTTGTTGGCTGCCTTTGGCTTGCAGTGGGGTCTTCTCTTCCAGAACGTTTGGGAAATGCATGGTGGCAAAATAAGAGTGTCCATTGATCG GATGATTAATGCTGACTTCAGCACAGCAACTGTTCTGATCTCTTTTGGAGCCGTTCTAGGAAAAACCAGCCCTGTCCAGCTTCTCATCATGACCCTATTGGAGATCACCATCTTCTGCATCAATGAGCATTTGGTTGTGGAAGTCATTAAG GCTTCTGATGTAGGTGCCTCCATGACCATCCATGCTTTTGGGGCTTACTTTGGATTAGCTGTTGCCCGTGTTCTTTATCGCCCTGGTCTTCAGAATGGCCATGAGAATGATGGATCAGTTTACCACTCAGACATGTTTGCAATGATTG GCACAGTCTACCTGTGGATGTTCTGGCCCAGCTTTAATTCTGCTATTGCTGAACCTGGTGATGCTCAGCTTACGGCCGTTATCAACACATATTTCTCTCTGGCTGCTTGTGCTCTCGCTGCCTACGCCACCTCCAGTCTGGTGGAGAAGAGGGGGAAACTTGACATG GTCCACATTCAGAACGCCACGCTGGCTGGAGGTGTTGCCGTGGGTACTTGTGCTGACATGAACATCCAGCCATTTGGAGCAATGTTGATCGGAATTGTTGCAGGCATTATCTCCACCCTTGGCTTCAAGTTCCTCACT CCCATACTCGCCTCCAAACTTGGAATCCAAGACACCTGTGGTGTGCACAATCTACACGGCATGCCGGGCATCCTGGGTGGCTTTGCTGGCATTGTGGCAGCAGCACTTCATAGGAAGGAAGG TGTTTCAGCAGCTTCTCAGGCATGTGGTTTGGGATCATCCCTTGGGTTTGCTTTGGTGGGCGGGTTGATCACAG GTCTGATTATGAAGATTCCATTTTTGGGACAACCACCTGACCAAAACTGCTTTGATGATAACATCTATtgggag CTACCCGAGGAAGAAGAGGAGACCGAACAACATTTGGCTCACGGGGATTATTCCAAGAACATAGCAGAGGCTTAA